The Phycisphaeraceae bacterium genome has a window encoding:
- a CDS encoding serine/threonine-protein phosphatase: MSRTVTMDFREEYEAERTRWLRKRFLWYCAVLGSLQALGLTIATFATVLSESQSADSGRNLALNAANGVPQVILLAGAYFFVLRRPMRRETLLRLVFWLTVIIGSIGVLTTPFQSVTVTDVPSQRVEEWLHWVRRFQALGSVFFTHFVASLFIPWTWREAIRPLIPLLLVCAVTALAIQGGGWAGRILFILLSPLVGVPGALVSWWRHSRFRDRFHLRMLRARHGEMQREMVDARRMHEALFPQPLREGPIRFHYCYQPMRAIGGDYLYAAASPGENGRPGALSVVVLDVTGHGVAAALTVNRLYGELERLFAERPDISPGEVLAALNRYVHLTLSKHSVYATALVMRFDAARDLVEWANAGHPPAFRRDAGGRIERLESTSPLLGVVGDDVFDPGEQHLRLGPGDTVIAYTDGAMDAAAQDGSRLRIDGLQRIIATASPDADDRGRWASAILRAIDHHRFGAATDDTLIVEVYRPIS, encoded by the coding sequence ATGAGCCGCACCGTCACCATGGACTTCCGGGAGGAGTACGAGGCCGAGCGCACCCGCTGGCTGCGCAAGCGCTTCCTGTGGTACTGCGCGGTGCTGGGCTCGCTGCAGGCGCTGGGGCTGACGATCGCCACCTTCGCCACGGTGCTGTCCGAGAGTCAGTCGGCGGATTCCGGACGCAACCTGGCGCTGAACGCCGCCAACGGCGTGCCTCAGGTCATCCTGCTCGCCGGGGCGTACTTCTTCGTGCTCCGCCGGCCCATGCGGCGCGAGACGCTGCTGCGCCTGGTGTTCTGGCTCACGGTGATCATCGGGTCGATCGGCGTGCTGACCACGCCGTTCCAATCCGTCACCGTGACCGATGTGCCATCGCAGCGCGTGGAGGAGTGGCTCCACTGGGTGCGCCGTTTTCAGGCGCTGGGGAGCGTGTTCTTCACCCACTTCGTGGCCTCGCTCTTCATCCCCTGGACATGGCGCGAGGCCATCCGTCCGCTGATCCCGCTGCTGCTGGTCTGCGCCGTCACCGCGCTGGCCATTCAGGGCGGGGGATGGGCCGGCCGCATTCTCTTCATCCTGCTCTCGCCCCTGGTCGGCGTGCCAGGCGCGCTGGTGAGCTGGTGGCGGCACAGCCGCTTCCGCGACCGCTTCCATCTGCGCATGCTGCGGGCGCGGCACGGTGAAATGCAGCGAGAGATGGTCGACGCCCGTCGGATGCACGAGGCCCTGTTTCCCCAGCCGCTGCGCGAGGGTCCGATCCGCTTCCATTACTGCTACCAGCCGATGCGCGCCATCGGGGGCGACTATCTCTACGCCGCCGCCTCGCCGGGCGAGAACGGGCGGCCCGGGGCGCTCAGCGTGGTGGTGCTGGACGTCACCGGGCACGGGGTGGCCGCCGCCCTCACCGTCAACCGGCTGTACGGCGAGCTCGAGCGTCTCTTCGCCGAGCGCCCGGACATTTCACCCGGCGAGGTGCTGGCCGCGCTCAACCGCTATGTCCATCTCACGCTCTCCAAGCACTCGGTCTACGCCACCGCGCTGGTGATGCGGTTCGACGCCGCCCGCGACCTGGTGGAGTGGGCCAACGCCGGGCATCCACCGGCCTTCCGGCGCGACGCTGGTGGACGCATCGAGCGGCTGGAGTCCACCTCGCCCCTGCTGGGCGTGGTGGGCGACGACGTGTTCGACCCCGGTGAGCAACACCTGCGCCTGGGGCCGGGCGACACCGTCATCGCCTACACCGACGGCGCCATGGACGCCGCTGCGCAGGACGGTTCGCGTCTGCGCATCGACGGGCTGCAGCGCATCATCGCCACCGCCTCGCCGGACGCCGACGACCGAGGCCGCTGGGCGTCGGCGATCCTGCGGGCCATCGACCACCACCGCTTCGGCGCAGCGACGGATGACACGCTCATCGTCGAGGTGTACCGGCCGATTTCGTGA
- a CDS encoding ABC transporter ATP-binding protein yields the protein MAQLVGVKKIYYKPDGSVLVEALRGIDLSIPKGQYVAIMGASGSGKSTMMNVLGCLDRPTEGQFLLDGKDVARMDDTELSRVRGRKIGFIFQAFNLISELTTVGNVEVPLFYQGVSPRERHRRAVAKLGEVGLGDRLDHRPRELSGGQQQRVAVARALVTDPLILMADEPTGNLDSSTGNQILDLIDDLHRRGLTIIMVTHDPKVAERCERIVRLKDGLIESDDSVRRR from the coding sequence GTGGCGCAACTGGTCGGCGTCAAGAAGATCTACTACAAGCCCGACGGATCGGTGCTGGTGGAGGCCCTGCGAGGCATCGACCTGAGCATCCCCAAGGGGCAGTACGTGGCCATCATGGGGGCCTCCGGCTCGGGCAAGTCCACCATGATGAACGTGCTGGGCTGCCTCGACCGCCCCACCGAAGGCCAGTTTCTGCTGGACGGCAAGGACGTGGCCCGCATGGACGACACCGAACTCTCGCGCGTGCGCGGACGCAAGATCGGCTTCATCTTTCAGGCGTTCAACCTGATCAGTGAACTGACCACCGTGGGCAACGTGGAGGTGCCGCTGTTCTACCAGGGCGTCTCGCCCCGCGAGCGGCATCGGCGGGCGGTGGCCAAACTGGGCGAAGTCGGCTTGGGCGACCGGCTCGATCACCGGCCCCGCGAACTTTCTGGCGGTCAGCAGCAGCGTGTGGCGGTGGCCCGCGCACTCGTCACCGACCCGCTGATCCTGATGGCGGATGAGCCCACGGGCAACCTCGACTCCTCCACCGGAAACCAGATTCTCGATCTGATCGATGACCTGCACCGGCGCGGACTGACGATCATCATGGTCACGCACGACCCCAAGGTGGCCGAACGCTGCGAGCGCATCGTGCGGCTGAAGGATGGTTTGATCGAATCCGATGACTCCGTGCGGCGGCGGTGA
- a CDS encoding tryptophan synthase subunit beta codes for MASAASLSIVPDAAGRFGPYGGRYVPETLVAALDELASEYERAKNDPAFARELDDLLTRFVGRPTPLTFASRLTEHCGGARIYLKREDLAHTGAHKINNTMGQALLTRRMGKRRVIAETGAGQHGVATATACAHFGLSCEVYMGAEDVRRQSLNVFRMKLLGAKVNVVESGSRTLKDATNEAMRDWMGSVQSTHYILGSVVGPHPFPMIVRDFQSVIGREAREQWRALPPSPLGREGARHPHPGPLPEGEGGSRPLTIIACVGGGSNAAGIFFPFVDNARVRLIGVEAGGRSARPGDHAAPLSFGSPGVLHGSLSYVLQDEFGQTADVHSCSAGLDYPGVGPEHSWWKDTGRVEYTSVTDGEALQAFQLLARLEGIIPALETAHAVAEAIRRAPRMGRDESIIINLSGRGDKDVQEAMRLLESH; via the coding sequence ATGGCCTCCGCTGCTTCATTGTCGATCGTTCCCGACGCCGCCGGTCGCTTCGGCCCGTATGGCGGCCGGTACGTGCCCGAGACGCTCGTCGCCGCGCTGGATGAACTGGCGAGCGAGTACGAACGGGCGAAGAACGATCCCGCATTCGCGCGCGAACTGGATGACCTGCTCACGCGTTTCGTGGGTCGCCCCACGCCCCTCACGTTCGCCTCCCGGCTGACCGAGCACTGCGGCGGGGCTCGAATCTACCTGAAGCGCGAGGATCTGGCCCACACCGGGGCGCACAAGATCAACAACACCATGGGTCAGGCCCTGCTGACGCGGCGCATGGGCAAGCGGCGCGTCATCGCCGAGACCGGCGCGGGTCAGCACGGCGTGGCCACCGCCACCGCCTGCGCCCACTTCGGGCTGTCGTGCGAAGTCTACATGGGCGCGGAGGACGTGCGAAGACAATCGCTCAACGTCTTCCGCATGAAACTGCTGGGTGCGAAGGTGAACGTGGTGGAAAGCGGTTCACGCACGCTCAAGGACGCCACCAACGAGGCCATGCGCGACTGGATGGGCAGCGTTCAGAGCACGCACTACATCCTCGGTTCAGTGGTCGGACCGCACCCGTTTCCCATGATCGTGCGCGACTTCCAGAGCGTGATCGGGCGCGAGGCGCGGGAGCAGTGGAGGGCCCTGCCCCCTTCTCCCCTTGGGAGAGAGGGAGCAAGGCACCCTCACCCCGGCCCTCTTCCAGAGGGAGAGGGAGGAAGCCGCCCCCTCACCATCATCGCCTGCGTGGGCGGCGGCTCCAACGCGGCGGGCATCTTCTTCCCGTTCGTCGACAACGCCCGCGTGCGGCTGATCGGCGTCGAGGCGGGCGGACGATCCGCCAGGCCCGGCGATCACGCCGCGCCGCTCTCCTTCGGCTCGCCCGGCGTGCTGCACGGCTCGCTCAGTTACGTGCTGCAGGACGAGTTCGGGCAGACGGCGGACGTTCACTCCTGCTCGGCGGGACTGGATTACCCCGGCGTCGGCCCCGAGCATTCGTGGTGGAAGGACACCGGCCGCGTCGAGTACACCAGCGTGACCGACGGCGAGGCGCTGCAGGCGTTTCAACTGCTGGCGCGGCTGGAGGGCATCATCCCCGCGCTGGAGACGGCGCACGCGGTCGCGGAGGCGATTCGCCGCGCGCCTCGCATGGGGCGCGACGAATCAATCATCATCAACCTCTCCGGGCGAGGCGACAAGGACGTGCAGGAGGCGATGCGCCTGCTCGAGTCGCACTGA
- a CDS encoding sodium:solute symporter family protein → MALPGILSAVNANLHGIDWGIIVGYVLAMMGLGAYLSTRIRGFKDYFLAGGMLTTPILICTLVSTYYELDVTFGTSESAYYYGVVAWTWLNRPYYIAIILAAILLAGRLKKMGGLMTLPDLLEKHYGLPTRIVGAAACFIYSLPITALAGMTVMFTLLGWDPVVALALSVGVCVVYTVMGGLWADAISDTVQFVLMCVSMAVAIPVALNWVGGWEFTQHLPVDDVTGVRQHLTATGGLRPGIIIAWTIGALTVFVEPAFYQRIFAARDHRSIIRALLVGIVLWASYDWGVTMIGLIARSAAEQGLLDGDLEGKHALVAVCLQTLPLGLKGLFIGGVLAAAMSSVDSYSLLASGNVVYDIARPLWPRPLSDRALVIATRIGIFGVMLVAVAASLAFDRITDAWVFMSGALASVVFVPVMGAIWLKPRRAAGLLSSSLGLLTFIVFHVLVRFNGSYDDEYESWSWTVGGVQLWREYAAIAALPMSCLGFALGQMVGRK, encoded by the coding sequence ATGGCCCTTCCGGGTATCCTCTCCGCCGTGAACGCCAACCTGCACGGCATCGACTGGGGCATCATCGTCGGCTACGTGCTGGCCATGATGGGATTAGGCGCGTACCTCTCCACGCGCATCAGGGGGTTCAAGGACTACTTTCTCGCCGGGGGCATGCTCACCACGCCCATCCTCATCTGCACGCTCGTCAGCACCTACTACGAGCTGGATGTGACCTTCGGCACCAGCGAGTCGGCGTACTACTACGGCGTGGTGGCGTGGACGTGGCTCAACCGCCCGTACTACATCGCCATCATCCTGGCGGCCATCCTGCTGGCGGGGCGGCTCAAGAAGATGGGCGGGCTGATGACCCTGCCCGACCTGCTGGAGAAGCACTACGGCCTGCCCACCCGCATCGTCGGGGCGGCGGCGTGCTTCATCTATTCGCTGCCCATCACCGCGCTGGCGGGCATGACCGTCATGTTCACCCTGCTGGGGTGGGATCCGGTGGTGGCGCTGGCCCTCTCGGTCGGCGTGTGCGTGGTCTACACCGTCATGGGCGGGTTGTGGGCCGATGCCATCTCCGACACCGTGCAGTTCGTGCTCATGTGCGTGTCGATGGCGGTGGCGATCCCTGTCGCTCTCAACTGGGTCGGCGGATGGGAGTTCACTCAGCACCTGCCCGTGGATGACGTCACCGGCGTGCGGCAGCACCTGACGGCGACCGGCGGGCTGCGCCCGGGCATCATCATCGCGTGGACCATCGGCGCGCTCACGGTGTTCGTGGAGCCGGCGTTCTACCAGCGCATCTTCGCGGCCAGGGACCACCGCTCGATCATCCGCGCCCTGCTGGTGGGCATCGTGCTGTGGGCCTCGTACGACTGGGGTGTCACGATGATCGGCCTGATCGCCCGCTCCGCCGCGGAGCAGGGGCTGCTCGACGGCGACCTGGAAGGTAAGCACGCCCTGGTGGCTGTGTGCCTGCAGACGCTGCCGCTGGGATTGAAAGGCCTGTTCATCGGCGGGGTGCTGGCGGCGGCGATGTCGAGCGTGGATTCCTACTCCCTGCTGGCCAGCGGCAACGTGGTCTACGACATCGCCCGCCCGCTGTGGCCGCGACCGCTGTCGGACCGCGCGCTGGTCATCGCCACCCGCATCGGCATCTTCGGCGTGATGCTGGTGGCGGTGGCGGCGTCGCTGGCCTTCGACCGAATCACCGATGCGTGGGTGTTCATGTCCGGCGCGCTGGCGTCGGTGGTGTTCGTCCCGGTGATGGGGGCGATCTGGCTGAAGCCCCGCCGCGCCGCGGGGCTGCTCAGTTCATCGCTGGGGCTGCTGACGTTCATCGTCTTCCACGTGCTGGTTCGCTTCAACGGCTCGTACGATGATGAGTACGAGTCGTGGTCGTGGACGGTGGGCGGCGTGCAGCTGTGGCGGGAGTACGCCGCCATCGCCGCCTTGCCGATGTCGTGCCTCGGTTTCGCGCTGGGCCAGATGGTCGGGAGGAAGTGA
- the can gene encoding carbonate dehydratase gives MSHTLANLFENNRRWAAARTQQDPGFFARLAAQQAPRYLWIGCADSRVPANEIVGLDPGELFVHRNVANVVSHTDLNCLAVLQYAVEVLKVEHIIVCGHYGCGGVAAALMPNQLGLIDNWLRLVRDVRMRHVDELDAIEPFEVRVNRLCELNVRAQLARVSQTTIVQNAWARGQSLAIHGWIYDIRDGLLKDLELRRVGIEDVPAPYRMTTPPAG, from the coding sequence ATGTCGCACACGCTCGCCAACCTGTTCGAGAACAACCGTCGCTGGGCCGCCGCGCGGACCCAGCAGGATCCGGGCTTCTTTGCGCGTCTGGCCGCCCAGCAGGCCCCGCGATACCTGTGGATCGGCTGCGCCGACAGCCGCGTGCCCGCCAACGAGATCGTGGGGCTCGACCCCGGCGAACTCTTCGTCCACCGCAACGTGGCCAACGTGGTGTCGCACACCGATCTCAACTGCCTGGCCGTGCTGCAGTACGCGGTGGAGGTGCTCAAGGTGGAGCACATCATCGTGTGCGGACACTACGGATGCGGCGGCGTGGCGGCGGCGCTCATGCCCAACCAGCTCGGGCTGATCGACAACTGGCTCCGGTTGGTGCGCGACGTGCGCATGCGCCACGTCGATGAACTCGACGCCATCGAGCCCTTCGAGGTCCGCGTCAACCGTCTCTGCGAGCTCAACGTGCGGGCGCAGCTGGCCCGCGTCAGTCAGACCACCATCGTGCAGAACGCCTGGGCGCGTGGTCAATCGCTCGCCATCCACGGCTGGATCTACGACATCCGCGACGGGCTGCTGAAGGATCTGGAACTGCGACGGGTGGGCATCGAGGATGTGCCCGCGCCCTATCGCATGACGACTCCACCCGCGGGTTGA
- a CDS encoding glycosyltransferase family 4 protein, with protein sequence MTIVLDARWINDEMSGIGRSTLGLLTGLAEIGPDQPIIALGGRSDLIDEAVGGLSRAAWLEHVGFPISPTSLRSQWRLPRLLRSLGAALFHSPYVYAPLWRSGGMKIVITVHDLIPERCSGGLAKSRKVQFAPLWRTWCRLQYRRADAIITVSDFSRRELIEYADVAASSITRIHNGVALPPAGDDGRRFRERFGARGVIISYIGRHDPYKNLDALVRAFGRLREMVGGEVTLVIAGRRDPRYPQAESAARELHLNGQVIFTDYLDEATRQSLLRASTVFAFPSRYEGFGLPPLEAMAAGVPVVASNAASLPEVLGDAATLVPPDDTEALARAMATLILDADARRAAIERGRERAARFTWRRCAQEYLALYERVIGV encoded by the coding sequence ATGACCATCGTCCTCGACGCCCGCTGGATCAACGACGAGATGTCCGGCATCGGCCGATCGACGCTCGGGCTGCTGACCGGGCTGGCGGAGATCGGCCCGGATCAACCCATCATCGCGCTCGGGGGGCGTTCGGACCTGATCGACGAGGCGGTCGGCGGGCTGTCGCGGGCCGCGTGGCTGGAGCACGTCGGCTTCCCCATCTCGCCCACGTCGCTGCGCAGTCAGTGGCGGCTGCCGCGACTGCTGCGCTCGCTGGGCGCGGCGCTCTTCCACTCGCCATACGTGTATGCACCGCTGTGGCGGAGCGGCGGCATGAAGATCGTCATCACGGTTCACGACCTGATTCCTGAGCGCTGCTCCGGAGGGCTGGCGAAATCGCGCAAGGTGCAGTTCGCCCCGCTCTGGCGGACGTGGTGTCGCCTGCAATATCGTCGGGCGGATGCGATCATCACGGTGAGCGACTTCTCGCGACGGGAACTCATCGAGTACGCGGACGTTGCTGCGTCGAGCATCACGCGCATCCACAATGGCGTGGCCCTTCCGCCAGCGGGAGATGACGGCCGACGCTTCCGCGAGCGGTTCGGCGCGCGGGGAGTGATCATTTCTTACATAGGCCGGCATGATCCATATAAGAACCTTGACGCCCTGGTGCGCGCCTTCGGGCGTCTGCGCGAGATGGTGGGCGGCGAGGTGACGCTGGTCATCGCCGGACGGCGTGACCCGCGCTATCCGCAGGCGGAATCCGCGGCTCGGGAGCTGCATCTGAATGGCCAGGTGATCTTCACCGACTACCTCGACGAGGCGACGCGGCAGTCACTGCTCCGCGCCAGCACGGTCTTCGCGTTTCCCTCGCGCTACGAGGGCTTCGGGCTTCCGCCGCTGGAGGCCATGGCGGCGGGCGTGCCGGTGGTGGCCAGCAACGCCGCCTCGCTGCCCGAGGTGCTGGGCGATGCGGCGACGCTGGTGCCCCCCGACGACACCGAGGCCCTGGCCCGCGCCATGGCGACGCTGATTCTTGATGCCGACGCCCGCCGCGCCGCCATCGAGCGCGGCCGCGAGCGAGCGGCTCGTTTCACCTGGCGGCGCTGCGCCCAGGAGTACCTGGCGCTGTATGAGCGCGTGATTGGGGTGTGA
- a CDS encoding SpoIID/LytB domain-containing protein has product MRDRPATQSLPDESASPFAPVGHATRRRFLASAATVACASFAALTGCSPARSPSTDTRRSTGPTVIRRDDPPPAPPRLTIPTAEPTIRVRVASLRGGETTSVHSSTGWLRVRELGSKHPPLFMRGPIIVARHADSWAIADTGGIGPVAGGLAPVEFLPDADGAFLSIGASRYTGSLVAVATGSPATGEAPGAPGIDLVNHLPLEMYLPGVLAKELYSHWHAEAFACQAIAARSFACMEAQMNAQRRHFDVTNTQQSQAYVGMTSLAVANDAAARTRGQVLAWHGDLVPGYYSSCCGGVAGNAIDMIGPNPINDIAPLRSRDQPNACISAPVYRWTIERPADDVSRRLRAWGAAANDAAMRQLGEVAAITIAQTNAHGRPTLFHVRDRGSGGVIDLPARRLREAVDFAAPGAPAVPLAMRSAFVSVETIGRLLLFHGRGFGHGVGMCQHCAQQLATRGVSHTAMLGEFYPGAQITQGYA; this is encoded by the coding sequence ATGAGGGACCGCCCAGCCACCCAGTCGCTCCCTGACGAATCGGCATCGCCCTTTGCGCCGGTCGGCCATGCGACGCGCCGCCGCTTTCTCGCCAGTGCGGCGACCGTGGCGTGCGCCTCCTTCGCGGCCCTGACCGGCTGCTCGCCCGCGCGATCACCTTCCACGGATACACGGCGCTCGACCGGGCCGACCGTCATCCGGCGGGACGACCCGCCCCCCGCGCCGCCCCGGCTGACCATCCCCACCGCCGAGCCGACCATCCGCGTGCGCGTGGCGTCGCTGCGCGGCGGGGAGACGACCAGCGTCCACTCATCCACCGGCTGGTTGCGGGTGCGCGAGCTGGGGTCGAAGCACCCGCCGCTCTTCATGCGCGGGCCGATCATCGTGGCCCGTCATGCTGACTCGTGGGCCATCGCGGATACGGGCGGCATCGGGCCGGTGGCGGGGGGGCTGGCCCCGGTCGAGTTCCTGCCGGATGCGGACGGTGCGTTTCTTTCCATCGGCGCCTCGCGTTATACAGGGTCGCTGGTGGCGGTGGCGACGGGCTCGCCCGCGACGGGTGAGGCGCCGGGGGCGCCGGGGATTGATCTGGTCAACCACTTGCCGCTGGAGATGTACCTGCCTGGCGTGCTGGCCAAGGAGCTCTACAGCCACTGGCATGCCGAGGCGTTCGCGTGCCAGGCCATCGCCGCCCGCAGTTTCGCCTGCATGGAAGCGCAGATGAACGCCCAGCGGCGGCACTTCGATGTCACCAACACGCAGCAATCACAGGCGTACGTGGGCATGACCTCGCTGGCCGTGGCCAACGACGCCGCGGCCCGCACGCGCGGGCAGGTGCTGGCGTGGCATGGCGACCTGGTGCCCGGCTACTACAGCAGTTGCTGCGGCGGGGTGGCTGGCAACGCCATCGACATGATCGGCCCCAACCCGATCAACGACATCGCGCCCCTGCGCTCCCGCGATCAGCCCAACGCCTGCATCAGCGCGCCGGTGTACCGCTGGACCATCGAGCGGCCCGCGGACGATGTCTCCCGCCGCCTGCGCGCCTGGGGCGCGGCGGCCAACGACGCCGCCATGCGTCAACTCGGCGAAGTCGCCGCCATCACCATCGCGCAGACCAACGCGCACGGTCGGCCCACGCTCTTCCACGTGCGCGACCGCGGCAGTGGGGGGGTGATCGACCTGCCCGCCCGGCGGCTGCGCGAGGCGGTGGACTTCGCCGCCCCCGGCGCGCCCGCCGTGCCCCTGGCCATGCGCTCGGCGTTTGTCAGCGTCGAGACCATCGGCCGACTGCTCCTCTTCCACGGCCGGGGCTTCGGGCACGGCGTGGGCATGTGCCAGCACTGCGCCCAGCAACTGGCGACGCGCGGCGTGAGCCATACGGCGATGCTGGGCGAGTTCTATCCGGGGGCGCAGATCACGCAGGGGTATGCATGA